One segment of Anastrepha obliqua isolate idAnaObli1 chromosome 3, idAnaObli1_1.0, whole genome shotgun sequence DNA contains the following:
- the LOC129242846 gene encoding putative uncharacterized protein DDB_G0271606, with protein MITGAEGRQTHTLLDLKKQQWAKEREEIARMDELISSSHHHQHSTMASSHHHKIERTSIRTYYSNLDVSQSQTQNHQRSSRQQQFRQQQQQIPQAIQPYAPELVPRYPQHNPNPYAVPLSQATMHPQHMARQKQKVLRGGNSYDYELERYIDVVDDESDYEDDEITASYQRGQPPVRRASFMPRAPGRRNHTTSMMSQIPGQRNAAYDELILPGAGLQTAKARMQHAAPVHLQQPQHPQMRIRSPSLPIIRHEDYRTRQAQQKLAGKPKGVEKIPTQATQLTPAAFDGGIPVGAPSNMPHRSNNENNPGNPGCQEEDTSGYRSDSPKNAHTPEIWYNDGASLQGSSSTTNSGANGTDGSGVGVGVGGAPVAIGSVGGVNEVADVIARRTKRSITGQQLVQNQKQQQVQQYACDEEQQQQQQQQQILNSTYVVARTYNSGMEDSCQGSYYMTPQSPSNHSTRDISTSNTYPIHPGDQHDYYATTTASQQAHEERERAKWSNYNNSSVHSEYSLKQNIGPNWLNRGLHELKDSEDDTQSMHSSYIRGQNAPVDPVTMAERIDKRRKAAEYHNAIKQQLHEREMQRKWEIERHKQEEMLEDERLRRQAQLEQERLEWERRQQMEREQVQQKKQQVMLDAIAKAEEAAKQEKQRKRKQRVPAFEQEQEKHEQPTQLAVGNKVAVETEAKETLAKSNTRKMVKRSVPANQVVEKSELTKQFEVGGKTEKPHKVQAIRLQSIEEPAEQSTTPPPDVEEAMKIQNRVAQTNAKNEQMSREAEEVEEEEKVLIGTPINMRRNVKKKTVHAADVKKDSKKQQLYGDAQENVAVIMQPATLIPLPVTSDIFGLQNAIGNLQIATYWMQQQLKPNTAASTMDFSKTTGDGTQRTNTSISTEDGYQMESVVEDEGKGVVEVGVQPVVEKQDPDGIVHNDGKVERTKKELALIPLEAAGTVDTSKLAINQQAQQDVETQTELPLNCDLCLFHDNFYKVLLKREVSTTTTTQTSKSKSKPAKEADKDQEMTTTTTTTTTTTFKAKAKDKDKDKEKDKEKDKDKDKDRDKDKERDRTKRSQKDGGLHNANVAISTHNNNNHKVDDRPKWGVNRPVVQYVKASERDPFYLRNKKKHNNNQHVKPSRSQSVDARLDNAIADTEDGGELRGADSACEDEGTSNVEEGFLLKARNVCTEILPIKTDEKGRIFLNFHEASAIMNEDEIKDKLRQRYFNFGRILPRRSWASATQQGLQFRAVAATAVATQPTAHLADD; from the exons ATGATAACTGGCGCTGAGGGTAGACAAACACATACTTTGTTGGACTTAAAAAAGCAGCAATGGGCTAAGGAACGTG AGGAAATCGCCCGCATGGACGAACTTATCTCCTCCTCCCATCATCATCAGCACTCTACCATGGCATCTTCGCACCATCACAAAATCGAACGCACCTCCATACGCACCTACTACTCGAACCTGGATGTAAGCCAGTCGCAAACACAAAATCACCAGCGCAGCTCACGCCAGCAACAGTttcgccaacaacaacaacaaattccaCAAGCAATCCAGCCCTACGCACCGGAATTGGTACCACGCTATCCGCAACACAATCCAAATCCTTATGCCGTGCCGTTGTCTCAGGCCACTATGCATCCGCAACATATGGCACGCCAGAAGCAAAAAGTACTGCGTGGCGGCAATAGTTATGATTATGAGCTCGAACGCTATATTGATGTGGTAGATGATGAGTCTGATTATGAGGATGATGAAATCACAGCCAGCTATCAGCGTGGACAACCGCCAGTTAGACGTGCTTCATTTATGCCACGCGCACCTGGACGTCGCAATCATACGACCAGCATGATGTCACAAATTCCAGGACAACGCAATGCTGCCTACGATGAGTTGATACTACCAGGTGCTGGTCTGCAAACGGCTAAGGCGCGCATGCAACACGCAGCACCAGTGCATTTGCAGCAACCACAACACCCACAAATGCGCATACGAAGCCCGAGTTTGCCTATTATACGCCACGAGGACTACCGCACGCGCCAGGCGCAACAAAAGTTGGCAGGGAAGCCGAAAGGAGTAGAGAAAATACCTACACAAGCCACACAATTAACGCCAGCGGCATTTGATGGTGGAATTCCTGTGGGTGCACCTAGCAACATGCCGCATCGATCTAATAATGAAAACAATCCAGGCAATCCTGGTTGCCAGGAGGAAGACACGTCGGGCTATCGCAGCGATTCACCGAAAAATGCACACACGCCAGAAATCTGGTACAATGATGGCGCTAGCCTGCAAGGCAGCAGCAGCACGACGAATAGTGGCGCTAACGGTACGGATGGCAGTGGCGTTGGCGTTGGAGTGGGTGGAGCGCCCGTTGCTATTGGTAGTGTGGGAGGCGTTAACGAAGTGGCCGATGTCATTGCGAGGCGCACAAAAAGATCGATAACGGGTCAACAACTTgttcaaaaccaaaaacaacaacaagtgcaACAATATGCATGTGATgaagagcagcagcagcagcagcagcaacaacaaattttgaattccaCCTACGTTGTGGCACGTACGTATAACAGCGGCATGGAAGACAGTTGCCAGGGCAG CTATTACATGACGCCACAGAGTCCCTCTAACCACAGTACACGCGATATATCCACTTCGAATACCTATCCCATACATCCAGGCGACCAACACGACTACTACGCAACCACAACGGCATCACAGCAGGCACATGAGGAACGCGAACGTGCCAAGTGGTCCAATTACAATAACAGCAGCGTTCATAGCGAGTACTCGCTAAAACAGAACATCGGTCCGAACTGGCTGAATCGTGGGCTACACGAACTGAAAGACAGCGAAGACGATACGCAGTCCATGCACTCCTCTTATATACGCGGCCAAAACGCACCCGTAGATCCAGTCACTATGGCCGAGCGCATCGATAAACGCCGCAAAGCAGCCGAATACCATAACGCAATCAAGCAGCAGCTACACGAGCGTGAAATGCAGCGTAAATGGGAAATCGAACGACACAAGCAGGAGGAGATGCTGGAAGATGAACGCCTGCGTAGACAGGCACAACTCGAGCAAGAACGTTTGGAGTGGGAACGCCGCCAGCAAATGGAGCGCGAACAGGTGCAACAGAAGAAGCAGCAGGTTATGTTGGATGCGATCGCAAAGGCTGAAGAAGCAGCCAAGCAGGAGAAGCAACGCAAGAGAAAGCAGCGAGTGCCAGCATTCGAGCAGGAACAAGAGAAACATGAGCAGCCAACACAGTTGGCAGTTGGAAATAAAGTGGCAGTAGAAACGGAAGCTAAAGAGACGTTAGCAAAAAGTAACACTAGAAAAATGGTCAAGAGAAGTGTACCAGCAAACCAAGTAGTTGAGAAATCTGAGCTGACTAAACAATTTGAGGTTGGAGGGAAAACTGAAAAGCCGCATAAAGTACAGGCAATACGGTTGCAGAGTATTGAAGAGCCCGCTGAGCAATCAACGACTCCACCACCGGATGTGGAAGaagcaatgaaaattcaaaaccgAGTAGCGCAGACAAATGCGAAGAATGAACAAATGAGTCGAGAAGCGGAGGAGGTtgaggaagaagaaaaagtactcaTTGGCACGCCCATAAATATGCGTCGAAATGTCAAGAAGAAGACCGTACACGCTGCCGATGTGAAGAAGGATTCCAAAAAGCAGCAGCTTTACGGCGATGCACAAGAAAATGTTGCAGTGATCATGCAACCAGCCACACTGATCCCACTGCCCGTGACCAGCGACATATTTGGGCTGCAAAACGCCATAGGTAATTTACAAATCGCCACCTATTGGATGCAGCAGCAGCTAAAACCGAACACAGCCGCTTCGACGATGGACTTTTCTAAAACTACTGGCGATGGCACACAACGTACGAACACCTCGATCTCAACAGAAGATGGCTATCAGATGGAAAGTGTTGTAGAGGATGAAGGAAAGGGTGTTGTGGAAGTTGGCGTTCAACCGGTTGTTGAGAAGCAAGACCCCGACGGAATAGTGCATAATGATGGCAAAGTCGAGCGAACTAAAAAAGAGCTGGCGCTCATTCCACTAGAGGCTGCAGGCACAGTTGACACATCTAAACTGGCAATTAATCAGCAAGCACAGCAGGATGTAGAAACACAAACGGAACTGCCACTAAATTGTGATCTTTGCTTGTTTCACGACAATTTCTATAAAGTGCTGCTAAAGCGTGAAGTTTCcaccacaacaacaacgcaaACTTCGAAAAGTAAAAGCAAACCCGCTAAAGAGGCGGACAAAGACCAAGAGATGACGACTACCACCACTACCACAACAACCACCACCTTCAAGGCGAAGGCCAAAGACAAGGATAAGGACAAGGAGAAGGATAAGGAGAAGgacaaagataaagataaagatagagacAAAGACAAGGAACGCGACCGTACCAAGCGGAGCCAGAAGGATGGCGGCTTACACAATGCGAATGTTGCCATAAGCAcgcacaataacaacaaccacaagGTAGACGATCGACCTAAGTGGGGTGTGAATCGGCCTGTCGTGCAATATGTAAAGGCTAGCGAACGCGACCCATTCTATTTACGTAACAAGAAGAAGCATAACAATAATCAACACGTCAAACCGTCACGCTCACAGTCGGTTGATGCACGCCTAGATAATGCAATCGCCGACACTGAAGATGGCGGAGAGTTGCGTGGTGCAGATAGCGCTTGTGAAGACGAAGGCACGTCAAATGTGGAAGAGGGTTTCTTACTGAAAGCGCGTAATGTTTGCACTGAAATTTTACCCATCAAGACGGATGAGAAAGGACGCATATTCTTGAACTTTCACGAAGCGAGCGCCATTATGAACGAGGATGAAATCAAGGATAAGCTGCGTCAACGGTATTTTAACTTTGGTCGAATATTGCCGCGGCGTAGTTGGGCCTCGGCAACGCAGCAGGGTTTGCAATTTCGAGCAGTGGCAGCGACCGCGGTGGCAACACAACCAACCGCACATCTAGCCGATGATTAG